One genomic region from Bacillus aquiflavi encodes:
- a CDS encoding DUF4242 domain-containing protein: protein MVLYLVESLFNGTVTGKNELEKKVADIHERLQQKEITLIEVQVSKDFSRGFFIFESKGKDDISNSLRELSIPVSFIKPVRLIGQNIEDVKNKGGKVNYVVEWNLPEDITMDEYLKRKEKNSVHYAEVPEVTFSRTYVCEDLTKCLCFYDAPNESLVKKAREYVKAPIDTITEISPKE, encoded by the coding sequence ATGGTGCTATATTTAGTTGAATCGCTTTTTAATGGAACTGTAACAGGAAAAAATGAACTTGAAAAAAAAGTTGCCGACATTCATGAACGTCTTCAACAAAAGGAAATTACATTGATTGAAGTTCAAGTATCAAAAGACTTCTCAAGAGGATTTTTCATTTTTGAAAGTAAAGGAAAAGATGACATTAGCAACAGTTTAAGAGAATTATCGATTCCTGTGTCCTTCATTAAACCTGTTCGGCTTATCGGTCAAAATATTGAAGATGTGAAGAACAAAGGAGGTAAAGTGAATTACGTTGTTGAATGGAATTTACCAGAAGACATTACGATGGATGAATACTTAAAACGGAAAGAGAAAAATTCTGTTCACTATGCTGAAGTACCTGAAGTTACTTTCTCACGAACATATGTATGTGAAGACTTAACAAAATGCCTTTGCTTCTATGATGCTCCAAATGAATCATTAGTTAAAAAAGCTCGCGAATACGTCAAAGCGCCAATCGATACGATTACAGAAATTTCACCGAAAGAGTAA
- a CDS encoding ABC transporter substrate-binding protein: protein MRKGILFMTLFVATVFTLTACRANEAVFRKTEDGKQIIKIGYLPITHAAPLFIENELDDDQFEHVKLELVKFGSWPELLDALNTGRIDGASVLIELAMAAKEQGIDLKAVALGHRDGNAVVVSDDIKSAKDLKGKNFAIPHRLSTHNVLLYEMLKKEQLKYDDVNIIELPPSEMPAALSEGRIHGYVVAEPFGALSVAINKGKVLYQSEDLWVDSLCCAIVLRSELIEHDRDAVQEFMTQYVKAGEQAQMKNEQTYEILTKYMNVEKKVMDLSLQWIAYLNLRLNAKEYEQLRQYVIEMKLAENPPKYQDFVDSSFIDQVK from the coding sequence ATGAGAAAAGGAATATTATTCATGACTTTGTTCGTTGCTACCGTCTTTACTCTTACCGCATGTAGAGCGAATGAAGCAGTATTTAGAAAAACTGAAGATGGAAAACAAATCATAAAAATTGGATATTTACCAATTACTCATGCAGCACCGTTATTTATTGAAAATGAATTGGATGATGATCAGTTTGAACATGTTAAGCTTGAACTCGTGAAGTTTGGTTCGTGGCCTGAATTGCTAGATGCTTTAAATACAGGACGGATTGACGGGGCTTCGGTTCTGATTGAATTAGCTATGGCTGCAAAAGAACAGGGTATTGATCTGAAAGCTGTTGCATTAGGTCACAGAGATGGTAATGCAGTTGTTGTATCTGACGATATCAAAAGTGCAAAAGATTTAAAAGGGAAAAACTTCGCGATTCCCCACAGATTGTCTACCCATAACGTATTACTTTATGAAATGTTGAAGAAAGAACAACTGAAATATGATGATGTGAATATAATTGAACTCCCCCCTTCCGAAATGCCGGCAGCCCTTTCAGAGGGAAGAATTCACGGATACGTTGTCGCCGAGCCTTTTGGAGCATTGTCTGTTGCGATTAATAAAGGAAAAGTATTATATCAATCCGAAGACCTTTGGGTTGATTCGTTATGCTGTGCGATCGTTTTAAGAAGTGAGTTGATTGAACATGATCGGGATGCTGTTCAAGAATTCATGACTCAATATGTCAAGGCTGGAGAACAAGCACAAATGAAAAATGAACAGACGTATGAAATATTAACAAAATATATGAACGTTGAGAAGAAGGTGATGGACTTATCGTTACAATGGATTGCATATCTCAACTTAAGACTAAATGCAAAAGAATATGAACAATTACGGCAATATGTGATTGAGATGAAGTTAGCGGAAAACCCGCCAAAGTACCAAGATTTTGTCGACAGTTCATTTATTGACCAGGTGAAGTAG
- a CDS encoding serine hydrolase domain-containing protein, giving the protein MKETLKKVCYEIDFSGVIFVKREADVIFQLTAGYSNRADKRANLINTKFGIASGCKLFTAIGICQLVEKGMLSFDTKLKDCLHISFPYFHEDITIHHLLTHTSGIPDYFDEAVMDDYADLWKERPTYHMNSLTDFLPMFQKNQMMYKPGEKFHYNNAGFIVLGLIIEQHTGLAFTDYIESNVFARCGMADSGYFSLDHLPSNTAYGYIDHKDGTWRTNFFSIPIKGGADGGAFITAQDMMKCWEGLLDYKLLSKKYTNILLTPHVTVKNEQHYGYGIWISKKNGDIFKYYVIGYDPGVSFHSSFYPGLGIKAVIPSNKSSGPYEIIKSIEDNLIINK; this is encoded by the coding sequence ATGAAAGAAACGTTAAAAAAAGTTTGTTATGAGATAGATTTTTCAGGGGTTATTTTTGTAAAAAGGGAGGCAGATGTTATTTTTCAATTAACAGCGGGCTATTCTAACAGGGCAGACAAACGAGCAAATTTGATCAATACAAAATTCGGAATAGCTTCAGGCTGTAAACTATTTACGGCAATAGGAATATGCCAGCTTGTTGAAAAGGGTATGCTCTCTTTTGACACTAAACTGAAGGATTGTTTACATATTTCATTCCCATATTTTCATGAAGATATTACAATCCATCATTTATTAACACATACGTCGGGAATACCTGATTATTTTGACGAAGCGGTCATGGACGATTATGCAGACCTTTGGAAAGAAAGACCTACTTATCATATGAATAGCTTAACGGATTTTCTGCCAATGTTCCAAAAGAATCAAATGATGTATAAACCGGGAGAAAAATTTCATTATAATAATGCTGGATTTATAGTTTTAGGATTAATTATTGAACAACATACTGGGTTAGCTTTTACAGATTATATCGAATCAAATGTGTTTGCTCGATGTGGAATGGCAGATTCAGGGTATTTTTCTTTAGATCATTTACCAAGTAATACGGCATATGGATATATTGATCATAAAGACGGAACTTGGAGGACTAATTTTTTCTCTATCCCTATAAAAGGCGGAGCTGATGGAGGTGCATTTATAACTGCACAAGATATGATGAAATGTTGGGAAGGATTGCTAGATTATAAGCTATTAAGTAAAAAATATACTAATATTCTTTTGACTCCACACGTTACAGTGAAGAATGAGCAGCACTATGGTTATGGTATATGGATTAGTAAAAAAAATGGAGATATTTTTAAATATTATGTTATAGGATATGATCCTGGTGTCAGCTTTCATTCATCTTTCTATCCTGGCTTGGGAATTAAAGCTGTTATACCTTCCAACAAATCATCTGGACCTTACGAGATCATCAAAAGTATAGAGGATAATTTAATAATAAATAAGTAA
- a CDS encoding MerR family transcriptional regulator, whose protein sequence is MEYWRISDFSKKVGKHPNTVDRWFKELEEKHIHTVSRTEYGEKVYDQLDLDIALYIREKRDQKWALDGIFYELPKHFELRISLNEPDETNAPQVTDPKTMRRELEKLVREITERQNREMKQQYEELLKRLPQPKTFQEERQERMTEMITRRRIESQLRDEALNMWFTKPEEERKRRVGFFRKEEDHDKREQFVRDHINKHFEERLKKEFDVI, encoded by the coding sequence ATGGAATATTGGAGGATCAGCGACTTTTCAAAAAAAGTTGGCAAGCATCCGAATACTGTTGATAGGTGGTTTAAGGAATTAGAAGAAAAGCATATTCATACAGTGAGTCGTACTGAGTATGGTGAAAAGGTTTATGACCAGCTTGATTTAGACATTGCTTTATATATAAGAGAAAAAAGGGATCAAAAGTGGGCGTTAGATGGGATCTTTTATGAGTTACCAAAGCATTTTGAACTTAGAATTTCTTTGAATGAACCGGACGAAACAAATGCTCCACAAGTGACAGATCCAAAGACGATGAGAAGAGAGTTAGAGAAACTAGTGAGAGAAATAACCGAACGACAAAACAGAGAAATGAAGCAGCAGTATGAGGAACTGCTAAAGCGATTACCACAACCTAAAACATTCCAAGAGGAACGTCAAGAAAGAATGACTGAAATGATCACACGTCGGAGAATAGAGTCCCAATTAAGAGATGAAGCACTCAACATGTGGTTCACAAAGCCGGAAGAGGAGAGGAAAAGACGTGTGGGATTCTTTCGAAAGGAAGAAGATCACGATAAGCGTGAACAATTTGTTCGAGATCACATTAACAAACATTTTGAAGAACGATTAAAGAAAGAATTTGATGTAATATAA
- a CDS encoding ABC transporter ATP-binding protein, whose product MEQFVQIDKVSKYFLNKKKCERVLHDISFNVKKGEFVSILGQSGCGKSTLLNIIGGFQKVDKGRVMFNGQVVNRPSRKCVMLFQHYGLLPWRTVLKNVELGLEQVNMTSKERKECAFKYLTLVGLDHNADQFPHQLSGGMQQRVAIARALAIKPELILMDEPFAALDTFNRYYLQDELLRLQSKEKTTVILVTHDIDEAVYLSDRIMIMNANPGRIHKQLTIETSRPRDRSHSDFQYYRKMIFEQFHLNSRKTAIEYEI is encoded by the coding sequence TTGGAGCAATTTGTTCAAATCGATAAAGTGAGTAAGTACTTTTTGAATAAGAAGAAGTGCGAACGAGTATTGCATGACATTTCTTTTAACGTAAAAAAAGGGGAATTTGTTTCTATTCTTGGACAAAGCGGATGTGGAAAAAGCACGCTTTTAAATATTATTGGTGGCTTTCAAAAAGTTGATAAAGGAAGGGTTATGTTTAATGGGCAAGTCGTGAACAGACCAAGTCGTAAGTGTGTAATGTTATTTCAACATTATGGACTGTTACCGTGGAGAACAGTTTTGAAGAATGTTGAGTTAGGCTTAGAACAAGTCAACATGACTTCTAAAGAGAGAAAGGAATGTGCGTTTAAATATTTAACGTTAGTTGGATTGGATCACAATGCAGATCAATTTCCGCATCAATTATCCGGTGGTATGCAGCAACGGGTTGCGATTGCGCGAGCTCTCGCCATTAAACCAGAGTTAATTTTGATGGATGAACCATTTGCAGCTTTAGATACGTTTAATCGCTATTATTTACAAGATGAGCTATTGCGGCTTCAAAGTAAAGAGAAGACGACGGTCATCCTTGTGACTCATGATATTGACGAAGCTGTCTATTTATCTGATCGGATTATGATCATGAATGCAAACCCAGGACGAATTCATAAACAATTAACGATTGAAACTTCAAGACCGCGAGACCGAAGCCATAGCGATTTCCAATATTATCGGAAAATGATTTTTGAACAATTTCATCTTAATTCTCGAAAAACTGCAATTGAGTATGAAATTTGA
- a CDS encoding winged helix-turn-helix transcriptional regulator: MKETYQLPCNIAQSLNIVGDRWTLLIIHEILIGQTTFNQIKKSLEGISSNLLSDRLKYLEEMGLITAKLYSKHPPRNEYTLTESGRDLEDVFHALILWGKKHLKKCYKNIVHNTCQHEVQMLYYCAHCEQKVTVEDLNIVPVDQTNES, encoded by the coding sequence ATGAAAGAAACGTACCAATTACCATGTAACATTGCCCAATCTTTAAATATTGTCGGTGATCGGTGGACTTTATTAATTATCCATGAAATTCTCATCGGTCAAACTACATTTAACCAAATTAAGAAATCACTAGAGGGAATATCCTCGAATCTTTTATCCGACCGCTTAAAATATTTAGAAGAAATGGGACTCATCACAGCAAAATTATATTCAAAACATCCACCTCGTAATGAGTATACTTTAACGGAAAGCGGTCGTGATTTAGAAGATGTCTTTCACGCTCTCATCCTTTGGGGGAAGAAACATTTAAAAAAATGCTATAAAAATATCGTACATAACACTTGCCAACATGAAGTGCAAATGTTATATTACTGTGCCCATTGCGAACAAAAGGTTACTGTTGAAGATCTAAACATTGTACCTGTTGATCAAACTAACGAAAGCTAA
- a CDS encoding ABC transporter permease — MAILKKILNVFIGLTILVIIWEMIILTGKYEEALFPSPLKVCKGIIHLLQDGTLFAHLQVSLLRFVIGYCAAVAAGIILGLIFGWATRLWNIIDPIVQVLRPVSPIAWSPFIVLWFGIGDIPAIVIIFIAAFFPVLLSTVSAVRKVDRTYLKVAANFEMKQPFLLTKIIFPASFPFIANSLHIALGTAWIFLVAGEMVGAQSGLGYMIVDARNSLRLDLVLAGIISIGLSGLILDRGIQQVEKWIGKQWGMSPEENRK; from the coding sequence ATGGCTATTTTGAAAAAAATATTAAATGTGTTCATCGGTTTAACAATTTTAGTCATTATATGGGAAATGATCATCTTAACAGGAAAGTATGAGGAAGCTCTTTTTCCTTCGCCGTTAAAAGTTTGCAAAGGGATCATTCACTTACTTCAAGATGGAACTTTGTTTGCTCACCTTCAAGTGAGCTTGCTAAGATTTGTCATTGGTTATTGTGCAGCTGTTGCAGCTGGGATTATATTGGGTCTTATCTTTGGCTGGGCTACAAGGTTGTGGAATATAATTGATCCAATTGTACAAGTTTTAAGACCGGTGTCTCCGATTGCTTGGTCTCCATTTATTGTTTTATGGTTTGGTATCGGAGATATTCCAGCGATCGTTATTATATTTATCGCTGCTTTTTTCCCAGTCTTACTTTCAACCGTTTCGGCTGTAAGAAAAGTGGATCGTACGTATTTGAAAGTTGCCGCTAACTTTGAAATGAAGCAACCTTTTTTATTAACGAAGATCATTTTCCCTGCATCTTTTCCGTTTATTGCAAACAGTCTTCATATCGCTTTAGGCACTGCTTGGATTTTTCTCGTTGCTGGGGAAATGGTCGGTGCCCAGTCTGGATTAGGATATATGATTGTAGACGCAAGAAACTCATTGCGGTTAGATCTCGTGTTAGCTGGAATTATTTCCATTGGGCTATCAGGGTTAATCCTTGATCGAGGAATTCAACAAGTTGAAAAATGGATTGGAAAACAGTGGGGAATGTCCCCAGAGGAAAATCGTAAGTAG